The segment TTCATTGCTGGACTCTATCAAGTTAATTCATGGTCTTGATGGACTTACCCTTCAAAAGCATCTCTATGCTCAGAAAGAAGTGTGTAGGCTATCACTCCTAACTTTGGAAGTATTGCCAGGTAAAAAAATTCTACGAGTTCATAATTTTCGAAGTGAAGAATCATTTCGCTTCTTACCATTCTTTTGACAAGGCCATGGTAGTATCAGGAGCCACAGAAATGATGTGAGTAGTAGTCGTAACAACATAATGGTTAGTTGGAGATACATTACAGGATCTTGAAACTTGAAAAGGAATTTGTGAAAATGAAGAGCGAATCATAGCAACTGGTGCATTTGGAAGTGCATTCTGTAGTGCTTTACCCATGGAACTTATGGTTTAGAGGCATATAATTGTTGTATATTTCCTCTATTTAACTGGTAGAGATATAAAttgtgaaataatatttttgctgACATTTTGGACTCCCTGCAATTATAAAGGGAACCCCTTTTTTTTACCCTTCTTTGAAGAGCAATTTGCAAATTCTTCCTTAGTTGGTTAAAAGAATGGAACTGGGCAAAAATATTATGCCCGGTATAATAAGATCTTACTTATCAGAAGAACAAACAGATAAACAAATCATGGAAGTAACAATTTTTGGGAAATCTCTCGAACAATGTAGTGAATCAATCTGATTGAAGAATTAGGTGTTAGGGTCCTAGGCTGAAACTTGCACAAGACTCGTTGCTAATTGTTCTTTTGTTGTTACTTTGTTGCTGAAACTTATTGATCTGCTTGGTTCTGTTAATTCCTTGGGAATCAACCTCCACTCACTGTGTAATACTTTTTGAGAGTTTGCTAATTTCACTTTACATTATTACCCTTGCAATGCCAAAATCAGGTATGGAACTTATTGACTGGAATGGAGAACATTACCTCCTCACTCTTGCAAATCTGTGGGCAAATCTTATAAGCAGTGATCCTCCAGAGTTGCCACAATTGATCATTGGATGGTGAGAAATATCAAAGTTTGGTATCAATTTTGCGAAGTGTCAAATCTGAGATAAGTACCTTGGATTAGCACACCGCGTCAACTGGAGATTGCTATGCAAAGGGTGATGTGAAGAATATAGGCTGCTGCTCTCCAGGGTTCTGGCCTTTGGCTTATTTGGAAGAGTTTTTTTCCGCACAAAAGTATACTTTGGGACAAAAAGTTGCAGATGTGAACATCAAGATACTTATGCAGAGGCATGGCTTGAGGTTCTTTATAGACGGCAGTATAGAGATGGTGTGAGATACAGATTACTTGATTTTTGTTTAGCAGTCTTTTCTTGCAAGATATGTAGTAAAGCATGTCAGTCATCGTTCCcgatttttcctttcttttctccCCAACAAGGGGAAGAAGAAGGTATGTGACCAGGTCACGTTGTACTATTAAGTTGCTTGTGTATAAGTTGTATGTATTGGTGAAATCTTATGCTACATCCATTAAGATAGAAGTAGGGTTGTTAGGAAACAGGAGAGATTCTTGATTCTTTGTAATGTTAATTTCTTATCTTCAATGGTTCATCGAGGAGTGGACAATGTTTAAATATTGTTACTTGAAATTCACACTCATTTGCACCTCTACAAATCTACTGAATATAATCTGGGAAAACAGTAAACTTCAATTATTACTTTGTGTATTCATATAAATTGACATACAAAAGTAACATGTATATAATATCTCATAGTCAATTCATTAATAACTAGCCTGTGTGAAATTTGTTTGGTGGACAAGCATATATAATTTGGGACAAAAATTTAGTATCATCTTGTTTGGTTATTAGTCATGCGATAAGTTATATTAAAGATTAATAATTAATGTCAGATGACGTACTAATAATACAGAAACGAGTTAGCTATTGCATGATAAAATACATTGATGTCTTCCAAATCCTttctattaataaaatatcaacGATTTCTTAGAAATTATGTAATAGATACTCAAGATAAGAAATCAAATGGTCGATAAATAATTACTTACTATCACAATATctattttcaatataaaaatataattaaatctcAACTCAACACACGTGGTTAGGTTTAGGACTGAAGCCACCctaattcatcaaatattatGGATTATTAAAGTTAGAGGATCATTTATATTTAACCTAAGTTAAAAATATGATGGActattttagggttttttttatctaaaaacATTTGTGCATACTGTTGTTTGGATACGGGCTTTGGAAGGTAAACACATAAACCCTGCGCCGCTGCCTTCGACTTCGACTAGCGCATCTCTGGTAATTCTGGGTTCATCtccatttttaacttcaacTTTTTTATAAACATCGATTTGTTTTCCTTGCCAATTGATTTAGTTTTGTTTCAGTTGTGTAAGTTTCAGAGAAAATGTTGGACATAAATCTCTTCAGAGAAGATAAGGGACACAATCCCGAAATCATTCGTGAATCCCAGCGTCGTCGGTTTGCTGATGTCGATCTTGTCGATCAGGTTATCCAACTTGACAAAGAATGGCGTCAACGTAAGTCATCTCTATCTTCTTCTATTTACAGTTCACTGTAAAAATTTCGGTGGATATTCTATATCTTGTGTGTCATTCTGCTTCTTAATGTGTGTGATGAAAATATATACTGAAGATTAATAACAATATTAGCAAATAGGATAATGTTTAATAGTTTTGATAGGTCAACTTTAATTGTTTTTAGGCTTTTGTTTGTCGTGGAGAACTCTCTTCTGTAAATATGGCTTCAGTACTGGCCTACTACTTTCAATAGCAACGTtgctttgatgaaatttttttcgtGTTAAAAGGCTGATGATTAATTAGCGTCTAAATGTCAGTGGAGGAAACTAAAGGTTTTGATTTATAAAGATTCGTGTGTAATTCAGGCCAGTTTGAGGTTGATAACTTGCGGAAAGATTTCAACAAGATCAACAGAGAAATTGCCTCGCTCAAAATTGTGAGTGTTCTATTTAGTTGTTGAATTCATCTGTCATTTTCTTCTTGTCAATTGTTCTTTTTACATTGTTTGATATCTTGCAATAAGAGCTCATAATTCAGCACATCGACCGGCCTGATTCATGCCTACATGTTATGATTACAGTATACcacatcatttattttgaaCCGTAATTGAAAGGAGAACCTAAGAAGTTGTTCAATTTCAAGTGTTAACTGGCAAGTATGAAAGCTGTAGAAGATTAGATGGTAGCCTAATATTTATCACCTACGACGTCTCTCTAATGTTTATATGTCATTGATGACCCTAAATTCCAATGGTCCTTCTCTATTGTTATAGTCTGAAAGTAAAAGCCAATGTTTGAACCTTATTTCTTGTTATGAAAAGAATTATGGAGggtaagagcctgtttggctcagcttaaaagctggtcaaactgacttaaaagctggtttttgacttatttagttgtttggcaatactcaaaataacttattttaagttaaaaaaaacttattttaagccaaaagttaaaagctgggatAGGAGTGCTTTTTTttcagcttataagctgttttaagttgaccacatttttacctttttgcccttaatatttttatacaatctccaaattatccacataaccctaacatctctttcttctatttttcccttttcacgtgtggatgatagacaattactattactaatgaatgaaaataaaataaatcttaaatctttcaagtgatctattcaaattatatattattaaaatgtaaaataagttgcacatataacttaaataaaaatttatattcctcttataaataatttgtgataataaagaaatatgtgaatgatagacaattattattacctatggatgaaactaaaataaaatcttaaatcgttctttaatctattcaaattatatttaaaatctataataagtttatattcctcttataaataatttgtgatgagaaagaaatatgtgaatgatagcaaaatataattatttatggctgtaaaataaaaattaattaacttttattatgttaacaacttttaagggtatttcagacattttgatttaaaaagctgtttatcagcacttattttccaaacacgtcaacaacttttttttaacttcagcacttttatccaaacgcataactgcttattttaaaaataagtttcagcactttcaaaagtacttttttaaagttgcttttattaagcccatccaaacgggtcCTAAATCTTTGTTTCTGTACTGAAAAAGAATGATTCTTTTTTGATTCCATAGTCAGAAGCAagtgttttccttcttttgacaAAGAGACTGTCCCTCATGCTGGTGAGGAATGATGgattataagagataatattacaATGATCTATATGTTGTTCAGACTATTTTTATGCTGGCTATCAACCTACCACAATTATCCTCCTTTATTAGAACGTATGGCTCTATGAAACTCAACTAGATAGATGCTAATATTGGAATATTTTAGTTCTTGATTCTTGAGCAACTAAAGTTAATTCTACTTATTTCATTGGCTACTgactttgttttctttttaatattacCAAGCATGTATGTTTTTCTAAAGTTCAATGTTGGAGTTGATGCTGTTATTTTCCTTTGATAAAGTCTGGTGAGGATGCAAGTCAAAAAATTAAGGACACTGCAGAGAACAAGCAACTAACTGCAAAGAAAGAGGCAGAAGTACAAGAGGCTCGAGCCGCTTTATATTCAAAGCTGGAAATCATTGGTAACCTTGTGCATGATTCAGTGCCAATTAGTAATGATGAGGTATGtggattttgttgttttttagtGACAAATGCGAGCTTAAAATAAAAACTTCTCTTTTAACCAAAGATTATTTTGTAGGCAAATAATGCTGTAGTTCGAACATGGGGAGAGAGGCGGACTGAGAAGGGTCTTAAAAACCATGTTGATCTCGTGGAAGCTCTTGGAATTGCAGACATAACCAAGGGTAAGGGCTATATTGAGCTATGGGATTAGACATCTTGCATTTATTAAGTGTGCTTGCTTAAAAACACCATAGAGAGTTTTTCATGTGGTTATTAGAAAACAGGACATCTCTCTCTCTGTCCCTccctcccccctcccctccCTTCCCCTCTCCCTCCCTTCCCCTCTCCCTCCCCTGCTCTGTCTCTCCCTCCCTCCCTCTCCCTCTCCCTCTCTGGCCTTTTTTTGCATTTATCCATTTTTTGCTTGCTTTGTTCAAAGTTGTTGGTCATATGTTGTATTCTGGAATTGTTTTTCCAtccattatttttatctttcaacCCGTTACATTCAGGATAAATTGTTCCTCTTACCCTTCCCTTCCTGAAAATTTTTTGTTCAATTCGTATTCTTTTGTTCGCTGGTATATGAGTTGCAAGTTAATgcaaagtatttaaaatatataggtGCAAATGTTGCTGGAGGAAGAGGTTACTATTTGAAAGGGGATGGTGTACGTCTTAACCAAgcattaattaattttgctcTTGATTTCCTGGAGAAGAGGAAATATACTCCATTGCAGACTCCGTTCTTCATGAGGAAAGATATTATGGCAAAGTGTGCTCAGTTAGCTCAGTTTGATGAAGAACTCTACAAGGTAATATACCGTATGTTTTGGTACATGGTGCTGAATGGAATTAATAGAGACTCATAGTGCAGCCCATTCCATGAATTAGTTGCTGTAACTGCAACAGAAGTCCTTTCGAAAACAATGTCGGTTTAGTTTGGAGAATCCTTTTGAGTTGTGTCAGAATGAAAAGTCACCAATATAGTGTTCATTAGTGACAGTAACTctgcattttttaaaagaaaaaggtaTTTCATTTAATGGACAAGAAAGTCCCTTAAATATGTACATCAGAATAGAATTTTCCTATCCCCTATGATTTAAGGTTTACATTAATTCTACATTCTTAGCGTTATTTGCTTCCCTGTTTGAAATTATTGATGGCTTGGTGGTGAGACATACCtcaattatcttttattttgataggTCACTGGTGAAGGAGATGACAAATATCTGATTGCCACTGCTGAACAACCTCTGTGTGCTTATCATTTGGATGACTGGATTCATCCTTCACAGCTTCCGTTAAGGTATTGTAACACAACCTGGCACCAACAGCGTCCTCTATTGCTTCTATTGCCAGTTGGCCTTTATGGACTAACATCCATGCCATTCACTAGGTATGCTGGATACTCGTCATGCTTCCGCAAGGAAGCTGGTTCACATGGCCGCGACACACTTGGAATTTTTAGAGTCCATCAGTTTGAGAAAGTGGAACAGTTCTGTTTAACCAGTCCAAATGGCAATGACTCCTGGGACATGCATGAGGAGATGATTAAAAACTCAGAGGAATTCTTTCAGCAGGTACGTCTGattttctcttcctttttctGGGACATTGTTTCTGTGAAAAGAAGTATATTTAAATCTGCTTAAGAAATATTGATAGGAAAAAGGTCTAGTAATATTTCTAACTCAATGAGTCACCAAAGTCCCTCAAGTATTTACTGGGTAGGAACGTGACAAATTGTTACTCCGTTGCTGCAGCAGTACCTTTCATAATTATGCTACACCCCTTCAGACTAAAATACACCAATTTGTATATAGCAGGTATTCATTGGAATCAGAATGTCACTTTGTCTGGGTTTGCACCTCTTCAACACACCTTTGCAAAACTATCAGGAGTTCTTCTCTTGAAATAATCTTTCTTTTGTCCAATAGCCCgtatttagatatatatatgcaattagCTACTTTTGAAATCAAAGTTGTTTGTTTAAGCAATTCATTCTGTTAAATCCTGAAATTTTGTGCTTTAAGATATAGTGGTAATGAATAAATGAATTGCTTCTAATTGATTCGCCATTTGCAGAATGAAATTCTTTTGAAAATAGTCCCAGAAACTGTTTTGCTTAGTTTTTATTAGTCAGGACCTGCTTGTTCACAACTGACTAATCCTACCAGGTCTGACCCCCCAGTAGCACATGTCTAGGGTGAATTTGCACATCAAGCTTTGGGTGCAAGTAACAGATTCAAGACTTGCCGCAGACAAAAACCTAGTATTTAAGTCGAGAAGGTTATAGAAGGGTGGGCCTGTTATCCACTGAGCTTTTAACCATCCCCTTGTGATGTGTGGGTTGGGTGCAAGTAACAGATTCTAAACATAGCTTTTCTTTTTCACAGCTAAACATTCCTTACCAAATTGTGGCTATTGTTTCTGGCGCACTGAATGATGCAGCAGCAAAGAAGTATGATCTGGAAGGGTGGTACCCTGCATCATCGGCTTATAGAGAGCTTGTGTCCTGCTCAAACTGCACAGACTATCAGTCAAGGAAATTG is part of the Solanum lycopersicum chromosome 1, SLM_r2.1 genome and harbors:
- the LOC101263161 gene encoding serine--tRNA ligase, with the protein product MLDINLFREDKGHNPEIIRESQRRRFADVDLVDQVIQLDKEWRQRQFEVDNLRKDFNKINREIASLKISGEDASQKIKDTAENKQLTAKKEAEVQEARAALYSKLEIIGNLVHDSVPISNDEANNAVVRTWGERRTEKGLKNHVDLVEALGIADITKGANVAGGRGYYLKGDGVRLNQALINFALDFLEKRKYTPLQTPFFMRKDIMAKCAQLAQFDEELYKVTGEGDDKYLIATAEQPLCAYHLDDWIHPSQLPLRYAGYSSCFRKEAGSHGRDTLGIFRVHQFEKVEQFCLTSPNGNDSWDMHEEMIKNSEEFFQQLNIPYQIVAIVSGALNDAAAKKYDLEGWYPASSAYRELVSCSNCTDYQSRKLEIRFGQKKGNEQAKQYVHLLNSTLTATERTMCCILENNQREDGVEIPEVLRPYMGGKTFMPFQAPPAKEAKGKKSKA